A stretch of Bombus vancouverensis nearcticus chromosome 13, iyBomVanc1_principal, whole genome shotgun sequence DNA encodes these proteins:
- the LOC117162656 gene encoding uncharacterized protein LOC117162656, with the protein MSPVLLLIVVIVGTHAMPVTLSEDSINKIDQVTIREEKIANEDSGDPPVFEHIVENSDTNSTSKPSLLAWFLTPLAQINPQTLQNRVSQLKEALKNLGLGNRNDSKGKQLNNANNLLHVASVSDSGFYTDRLQPAGFFGGNGWLANKGGILGRPGAILSTGSILTDYPSAYRRK; encoded by the exons ATGTCGCCTGTTTTGCTCTTGATCGTAGTG attGTTGGAACACACGCGATGCCTGTAACGCTATCTGAGGATTCGATTAATAAAATCGACCAAGTGACGATAAGAGAAGAAAAGATCGCGAATGAAGACTCAGGTGACCCGCCAGTTTTCGAACACATCGTTGAAAAT TCTGACACCAACAGCACGTCAAAACCAAGCCTACTCGCCTGGTTCCTCACGCCATTGGCTCAGATCAACCCCCAAACTCTGCAGAACCGTGTCAGCCAGCTCAAGGAAGCGCTGAAGAATCTTGGACTTGGAAATCGTAACGACTCGAAAGGAAAGCAATTGAATAACGCAAACAATTTGCTACATGTCGCGAGTGTAAGCGATTCTGGCTTTTACACGGATAGATTGCAACCAGCTGGATTCTTCGGTGGAAATGGCTGGCTAGCGAATAAAGGTGGAATCTTAGGTCGTCCTGGAGCGATTCTCTCTACTGGTAGCATTCTCACAGACTATCCATCCGCCTATAGAAGAAAATAG